From Nitrospira sp., a single genomic window includes:
- a CDS encoding transcriptional repressor, with protein sequence MSKHTKEMGALKEHLGKHQLKFTRQRELILDAFLKQEHITAEEMYHQLARKDPHLGLATIYRTLNLFCEAGLAQARHFGTQTQYDNISHKGHHDHLICTGCGKIVEFENCDIERLQEEVASRNGFTIQTHRLELYGLCSRCRQ encoded by the coding sequence ATGTCGAAACATACCAAAGAAATGGGAGCTCTGAAGGAACACCTGGGGAAGCACCAGCTGAAGTTCACACGCCAGCGTGAACTGATCCTCGACGCGTTCCTCAAGCAAGAGCATATTACAGCCGAAGAGATGTACCACCAACTGGCCCGCAAGGATCCGCACCTGGGCTTGGCAACCATTTACCGCACGCTGAATCTCTTCTGTGAAGCCGGTCTGGCTCAAGCCCGCCACTTCGGCACTCAAACGCAGTACGACAACATCTCGCACAAGGGCCACCACGATCACCTCATTTGCACCGGCTGCGGAAAGATTGTGGAGTTCGAGAACTGCGACATCGAGCGCCTCCAGGAAGAGGTGGCCTCACGGAACGGCTTTACGATCCAAACCCACCGCCTTGAGCTCTACGGTCTCTGCTCCCGCTGCCGCCAATGA
- a CDS encoding extracellular solute-binding protein has product MLFWLVMPTITSAADTLTIYSGRAERLIKPVLDAFTAKTGIHIELLSSGTTELVNRMKAEGDRSPADLFITNDAGSLELARTAGLFRPLNMREVERAIPPQFRAADNSWIGLSGRFWIVVYNTTLVKPDQIKSLVDLSDPTWKDKIAIPNAGSEYLQAGVSVIRASLGDDHTKKFLEGLRDNAGTQVYQKSSQIVDAVAKGQVALGIVNHYYVYRHLATQPAAPLAVVMPDQQEGGMGAIMNVAGIGILKHTPRVENAKLLVEFLVAQAGQKIFADLDKEYPLHPEVKADPALVERKSFRAALVPLTKLAELREPTLLLIEQVGMR; this is encoded by the coding sequence ATGCTCTTCTGGCTGGTCATGCCGACCATCACCTCTGCTGCCGACACGTTGACCATCTATTCTGGACGGGCTGAACGATTGATCAAGCCAGTCTTGGATGCCTTCACGGCAAAGACTGGGATTCACATCGAGTTACTCTCATCCGGTACCACAGAGTTGGTGAACCGGATGAAGGCCGAAGGAGACCGCAGCCCCGCCGATCTCTTCATCACCAATGATGCCGGCAGCTTGGAACTGGCACGCACTGCGGGACTCTTCCGCCCCTTGAACATGCGAGAAGTTGAACGGGCCATTCCTCCTCAATTTCGCGCGGCAGACAACAGCTGGATCGGCTTGTCAGGCCGGTTTTGGATTGTTGTGTACAACACGACACTGGTGAAACCCGATCAGATCAAGTCCTTGGTGGATCTGTCGGATCCTACGTGGAAGGACAAAATCGCCATTCCTAATGCCGGCAGCGAATATTTGCAGGCAGGGGTGTCGGTCATTCGCGCGAGTCTCGGTGACGATCACACCAAGAAATTCCTCGAAGGACTTCGGGATAACGCCGGCACACAGGTCTACCAAAAAAGCTCACAGATCGTTGACGCCGTCGCCAAGGGGCAGGTCGCCCTGGGCATCGTGAATCACTATTACGTCTATCGGCATCTCGCCACACAACCGGCTGCACCGCTGGCGGTTGTGATGCCCGATCAACAAGAGGGGGGCATGGGCGCCATCATGAACGTAGCGGGCATCGGCATCCTGAAACACACGCCCCGCGTGGAGAACGCCAAATTGCTCGTGGAATTTCTCGTGGCACAAGCCGGCCAGAAAATATTCGCGGACCTCGACAAAGAGTATCCGCTCCATCCCGAGGTAAAAGCCGACCCAGCGCTGGTCGAACGGAAAAGCTTCCGGGCTGCCTTAGTTCCCTTAACCAAGCTCGCCGAACTCCGAGAGCCCACGTTGCTGCTCATCGAACAAGTCGGAATGCGGTAA
- a CDS encoding caspase family protein has protein sequence MAKRAVLIGINKYQVPGSDLNGCVNDVKNLSGVLNTYYGFQDKDITTLTDLKATKKAMQAAIQKLIKSGKKGDVLLLHYSGHGSNVPDDNGDEADHRDEILCPTDLDWKDTLRDDWLRKTFNRLRKGVSLTVIMDCCHSGSITRAITPPDAPIRERFLPCPLDLMATESGRKLRGTVRGQLGKAPRGRKRKQDIVHADIQEMLITGCRDTQTSADAYIGGTYNGALTYYLVESITEAEGQLTYRELHQRTTAKLKAEDFDQVPQLEGQKTSFDRPFLS, from the coding sequence ATGGCCAAACGCGCGGTGCTCATTGGGATCAACAAATATCAGGTTCCCGGCTCAGATCTGAATGGATGCGTCAATGACGTGAAGAATCTGAGTGGAGTGTTGAACACCTACTACGGCTTCCAGGACAAGGACATCACGACTCTCACCGACTTGAAGGCGACGAAGAAGGCCATGCAGGCGGCGATTCAGAAGCTCATCAAGAGCGGGAAGAAGGGCGATGTCCTGCTCCTCCACTATTCGGGGCATGGGTCGAACGTACCCGACGACAATGGGGATGAGGCGGATCACCGTGATGAGATCCTGTGCCCAACCGATCTGGATTGGAAGGATACCCTGCGCGACGATTGGCTTCGGAAGACGTTCAATAGGCTTCGAAAGGGAGTCAGCCTCACGGTGATCATGGACTGTTGCCACTCCGGTTCCATCACTCGTGCCATCACTCCGCCGGATGCGCCCATTAGAGAGCGGTTCCTTCCGTGTCCGCTCGATCTCATGGCGACCGAGTCCGGTCGAAAGTTGCGTGGAACCGTACGTGGTCAGTTGGGCAAGGCGCCTCGTGGGCGCAAGAGGAAGCAAGATATCGTCCATGCCGACATTCAAGAGATGTTGATCACAGGCTGTCGCGATACGCAGACCTCTGCCGATGCCTACATTGGTGGGACCTATAATGGAGCGCTGACCTATTACCTCGTCGAGTCGATCACAGAGGCAGAGGGCCAACTGACCTATCGAGAGTTGCACCAGCGGACCACAGCAAAACTCAAGGCGGAGGACTTTGACCAGGTTCCTCAGCTGGAAGGGCAAAAGACTTCCTTCGATCGTCCGTTCCTCAGTTAG
- a CDS encoding cobalamin biosynthesis protein CobT — protein MTRRLLFYALIVISVLVLPAAGHELGAPHLEGEGGPQDPSQAEAFYREACDGGYVGGCFSLGVMYENGIGVPQDAEQALAFYRKACDGGDGQGCFTLGARYAQGHGVPQDAEQALAFYRKACDANFALGCAAPGARYAEGHGVPQDDVQAVAFYQKACDGGHGRACFNLGARYAKGHGVPQDDRQAIALFRKACDGGDAGGCFTLGARYAEGRGVSQDDRRAGVFYRKACDSGHVRGCFTLGERYAAAAGVQQESRQAAAFYRKACDGGHGRACNNLGVMYAEGRGVPQDARQAAVFYRKACDGGHGRACFTLGARYAEGRGVPPDDGQAVVLFRKACDGGDAGGCFTLGARYAEGRGVPPDDGQAVVLFRKACDSGNVQGCSTLGGMYAEGRGVPADDKQAVAFNRKACDGGDAAACFTLGTRYAEGRGVSPDAEQAVALFRKACDGGNVQGCSNLGGLYAEGRGVPREDRQAVAFYRKDCDGGNVQGCFNLGRLYAEGRGVPRDDRQAVALFQKACDGGNVQSCSTLGGMYAEGRGVPRDDQQAIALFRKACDGGGAGGCFTLGVRYAEGRGVPRDDQQAIALFRKACDGGDAAGCFTLGTRYVEGRGVPPDDEQAVVLFRKACDGGNVQGCSTLGGMYAEGRGVPADDKQAVDLYRKACDADFALGCVALGTRYVEGRGVQSDVGQAVTLFRKACDGGEPLGCSTLGGMYAEGRGVPADDTQAVAFYRKACDGGDGQGCFTLGTRYAEGRGIAQDDRQAVVFYGKACDSGYARGCSSLGGMYALRRGVPADDTQAVAFYRQGCDGRDGQGCFMLGARYAEGRGVQADVGQAVAFYRKACDADFALGCVTLGTRYMEGRGVQSDAGQAVTLFRKACDGGEPLGCSNLGGMYAEGRGVQADVGQAVAFYRKACDGGYVGGCSNLGVMYENGIGVTPDVGQAVALFRKACDGGHVRGCVNLGGMYENGIGVSPNIEQAVALFRKACGSGDGQGCNNLGVMYSKGKGVRHDNAEALKLYRKACDLETKKGCDNFEQLKSRRR, from the coding sequence ATGACTCGCCGGTTGCTGTTTTACGCGCTCATAGTTATTAGCGTGTTGGTTTTACCGGCAGCAGGTCACGAACTTGGTGCCCCGCATTTGGAAGGAGAGGGGGGGCCACAAGACCCTAGTCAAGCCGAAGCGTTTTACCGGGAAGCGTGCGATGGTGGGTATGTGGGAGGCTGCTTCAGTCTCGGCGTGATGTATGAAAATGGGATCGGCGTTCCACAAGATGCCGAGCAAGCCCTCGCCTTCTATCGGAAGGCCTGTGATGGCGGAGATGGGCAAGGCTGCTTCACGCTCGGTGCGCGGTATGCGCAGGGGCACGGTGTTCCACAAGATGCGGAGCAAGCCCTCGCCTTCTATCGGAAAGCCTGTGATGCCAACTTTGCGCTCGGGTGCGCTGCTCCCGGCGCGCGGTATGCGGAAGGACATGGAGTACCACAAGACGATGTGCAAGCCGTTGCCTTCTACCAGAAAGCCTGTGATGGCGGTCATGGGCGAGCCTGCTTCAATCTCGGCGCGCGGTATGCGAAGGGGCACGGGGTTCCACAAGATGACAGGCAAGCCATCGCCCTTTTCCGGAAAGCCTGTGACGGGGGGGATGCGGGAGGTTGCTTCACGCTCGGCGCACGGTATGCGGAGGGACGCGGGGTTTCACAGGACGACCGGCGAGCCGGCGTCTTCTATCGGAAAGCCTGTGATAGCGGGCATGTGCGAGGCTGCTTCACACTCGGCGAGAGGTATGCGGCGGCGGCTGGGGTTCAGCAAGAGTCCAGGCAAGCGGCGGCGTTCTACCGGAAAGCCTGCGATGGCGGGCATGGGCGAGCCTGTAACAATCTTGGCGTGATGTATGCGGAGGGGCGCGGGGTCCCACAAGACGCCAGGCAAGCGGCGGTGTTCTACCGGAAAGCCTGTGATGGTGGGCATGGGCGAGCCTGCTTCACGCTCGGCGCGCGGTATGCGGAGGGGCGCGGAGTCCCGCCGGACGACGGGCAAGCTGTTGTCCTGTTCCGGAAAGCCTGTGACGGGGGGGATGCGGGAGGTTGCTTCACGCTCGGCGCGCGGTATGCGGAGGGGCGCGGAGTCCCACCAGACGACGGGCAAGCCGTTGTCCTATTCCGGAAAGCCTGTGATAGCGGGAATGTACAAGGCTGCTCCACGCTCGGCGGGATGTATGCGGAGGGGCGCGGGGTCCCAGCTGATGACAAGCAAGCGGTCGCCTTCAATCGGAAAGCCTGTGATGGCGGAGATGCGGCAGCCTGCTTCACGCTCGGCACAAGGTATGCGGAAGGACGCGGGGTTTCCCCAGACGCCGAGCAAGCCGTTGCCCTGTTCCGGAAAGCTTGTGACGGCGGGAACGTGCAAGGCTGCTCCAATCTCGGTGGGTTGTATGCGGAGGGGCGCGGGGTTCCACGGGAGGACCGGCAAGCCGTTGCCTTCTATCGGAAAGATTGTGACGGCGGGAACGTGCAAGGCTGCTTCAATCTCGGCAGGTTGTATGCGGAGGGGCGCGGGGTTCCACGAGACGACCGGCAAGCCGTCGCCCTGTTCCAGAAAGCCTGTGATGGTGGGAATGTACAAAGCTGCTCCACTCTCGGCGGGATGTATGCGGAGGGGCGCGGGGTTCCACGAGACGACCAGCAAGCCATCGCCCTTTTTCGGAAAGCCTGTGATGGCGGAGGTGCGGGAGGCTGCTTCACGCTTGGCGTGAGGTATGCGGAGGGGCGTGGGGTCCCACGAGACGACCAGCAAGCCATCGCCCTTTTTCGGAAAGCCTGTGATGGCGGAGATGCGGCAGGCTGCTTCACGCTCGGCACGAGGTATGTGGAGGGACGCGGGGTCCCACCAGACGACGAGCAAGCCGTTGTCCTGTTCCGGAAAGCCTGTGATGGCGGGAATGTACAAGGCTGCTCCACTCTCGGCGGGATGTATGCGGAAGGGCGCGGGGTCCCAGCTGATGACAAGCAAGCAGTCGACCTCTATCGGAAAGCCTGTGACGCCGACTTCGCACTCGGCTGCGTCGCGCTCGGCACGAGGTATGTGGAGGGGCGTGGGGTTCAATCAGACGTCGGGCAAGCCGTCACCCTGTTCCGGAAAGCTTGTGACGGGGGGGAGCCGCTCGGCTGCTCCACTCTCGGCGGGATGTATGCGGAGGGGCGCGGGGTCCCAGCTGATGATACGCAAGCGGTTGCCTTCTATCGGAAAGCCTGTGACGGCGGGGATGGGCAAGGCTGCTTCACGTTGGGCACGAGGTATGCGGAGGGGCGCGGGATTGCGCAAGACGACAGGCAAGCGGTCGTGTTCTATGGTAAAGCCTGTGATAGCGGGTATGCGAGAGGCTGCTCCAGTCTCGGCGGGATGTACGCGCTGAGGCGTGGGGTCCCAGCTGATGATACGCAAGCGGTCGCCTTCTATCGGCAAGGCTGTGATGGCAGGGATGGGCAAGGCTGCTTCATGCTCGGGGCGAGGTATGCTGAGGGGCGTGGGGTCCAAGCAGACGTCGGGCAAGCAGTTGCCTTCTATCGGAAAGCCTGTGACGCCGACTTCGCACTTGGCTGCGTCACGCTCGGCACGAGGTATATGGAGGGACGCGGGGTTCAATCAGACGCCGGGCAAGCGGTCACCCTATTCCGGAAAGCTTGTGACGGGGGGGAGCCGCTCGGCTGCTCCAATCTCGGCGGGATGTATGCGGAGGGGCGTGGGGTCCAAGCAGACGTTGGGCAAGCAGTTGCCTTCTATCGGAAAGCCTGTGATGGCGGGTATGTGGGAGGTTGCTCCAATCTCGGCGTGATGTATGAAAATGGGATCGGCGTCACCCCCGATGTCGGGCAAGCGGTTGCCCTTTTCCGGAAAGCTTGTGATGGCGGGCATGTGCGAGGCTGCGTCAATCTTGGCGGGATGTATGAAAATGGGATCGGGGTCTCTCCCAATATCGAACAAGCGGTCGCCCTTTTCCGGAAAGCCTGCGGTAGCGGGGATGGGCAAGGCTGTAACAATCTCGGCGTCATGTATAGCAAAGGGAAGGGGGTCAGACATGACAACGCTGAAGCCCTCAAGCTTTACAGGAAGGCGTGCGATCTCGAAACTAAAAAAGGCTGTGACAATTTCGAGCAGCTGAAGAGCCGCAGGCGATGA
- a CDS encoding iron ABC transporter permease: MIAARRLAVSPLQLAALASAAFILLPLGYVITLALSADLSVWHRLWTTRVPELLWNTVSLAGAVALLTLMLGVSTAWMVTRFEFPGRRLWEVGLVLPLAMPTYVLAYVYNYLLGFGGPVEHLWQMVAGPQARIFSPQSFWGVTFVMALDTFPFVYLLTRSALLSFNVSFEEVARTCGASPLRRMLFVTLPLLRPSIVAGVALVILYVVSDFGAVSLLRYQTLTYAVFQQMTGRSDNQAASILSILLVILALLFLLTERWFRRKSRFYQTSGRFRAPQRIQCKWVHTAALTTCLSTVIGLAFGIPVSLLVTWSLSPEALAILDARFFSFVWNSALLSTLAATAGVVVGLPLAYLASRQPTWLNTGCLQAAYAGYVLPGPVAALAVLVLFLKVLPFFYGTVIVLIVAYVLHYLPAGLQSLEPSIQQITPNLEEVARTLGLTVRETWRRVTLPLIRNGVIVAWVLIFLQTMKELPATLLLRPVGFDTLAIRVWLEASEEYYQLAAPSALLIVLVGLPALVLLLSRDWRAA, translated from the coding sequence GTGATTGCCGCACGCCGATTAGCTGTTTCTCCGCTCCAACTTGCCGCCCTTGCCAGCGCAGCGTTCATCCTGTTGCCTCTCGGCTATGTCATCACCCTCGCCTTGTCGGCCGATCTCTCGGTATGGCATCGGCTCTGGACCACTCGGGTCCCGGAACTGTTGTGGAATACGGTTTCCTTGGCGGGCGCCGTGGCCTTGCTCACACTCATGCTCGGTGTGTCGACTGCCTGGATGGTGACGCGATTCGAATTCCCTGGCCGTCGGCTGTGGGAAGTCGGTCTTGTGCTGCCGCTCGCCATGCCGACCTACGTCTTGGCCTATGTGTACAACTATCTCTTGGGGTTCGGCGGTCCGGTAGAACATCTCTGGCAGATGGTCGCCGGACCTCAAGCCAGGATCTTCTCACCCCAAAGTTTCTGGGGCGTTACCTTTGTGATGGCACTCGATACGTTCCCCTTCGTCTACTTGCTCACACGCAGTGCGCTCCTCAGCTTTAACGTGTCGTTTGAAGAAGTCGCCCGCACATGTGGCGCGTCACCACTTCGAAGGATGCTGTTCGTCACCCTTCCGTTGCTCCGCCCATCGATCGTCGCCGGCGTCGCCCTTGTCATCCTGTACGTCGTGTCCGACTTCGGTGCCGTCTCTCTGCTGCGTTACCAAACACTGACCTACGCCGTCTTTCAGCAAATGACCGGACGGTCCGACAACCAGGCCGCAAGTATCCTGAGCATCCTCTTAGTCATCCTGGCGCTTTTATTCTTGTTGACCGAACGATGGTTTCGTCGAAAGAGCCGGTTTTACCAGACCAGCGGGCGCTTTCGAGCGCCGCAACGCATCCAGTGCAAATGGGTGCACACGGCAGCGCTGACGACATGCCTGAGCACCGTGATTGGCCTGGCCTTCGGAATCCCCGTTTCTCTCCTGGTGACATGGAGCCTATCCCCTGAAGCCCTAGCGATTCTCGATGCCCGCTTCTTCAGCTTCGTCTGGAACAGCGCCCTGCTGTCGACCCTAGCCGCCACGGCCGGTGTAGTGGTTGGGCTGCCTCTCGCCTACCTCGCCAGCCGACAACCAACCTGGCTCAATACTGGCTGTCTGCAAGCCGCGTACGCTGGCTATGTCCTGCCAGGACCGGTCGCCGCACTCGCGGTATTGGTCCTCTTTCTCAAGGTTCTGCCATTCTTTTATGGTACGGTCATCGTGTTGATCGTCGCCTATGTCCTGCATTATCTCCCAGCCGGGCTCCAGTCGCTCGAACCATCCATTCAACAAATTACGCCGAATCTCGAAGAAGTCGCCCGCACCCTGGGTCTGACCGTTCGGGAGACCTGGCGTCGGGTGACGCTGCCCCTCATTCGAAACGGGGTCATCGTGGCATGGGTCTTGATCTTTTTGCAGACCATGAAAGAGCTCCCCGCAACGTTGTTGTTGCGACCGGTGGGGTTTGACACCTTAGCGATCCGTGTCTGGCTGGAAGCGAGTGAAGAGTATTACCAACTGGCAGCCCCGTCCGCGCTATTGATCGTGCTCGTTGGCCTACCGGCGCTCGTCTTGTTGCTATCCCGTGATTGGCGGGCCGCATAA
- a CDS encoding methyltransferase — MNRLVPVEIEAYAEAHSIPESSVCRALREETQRTMEYPQMLVGPLEGAFLKMMTKVVGAKRVLEIGMFTGYSALCFADALPEDGTVITCEINETSAAVARRYFAQAQCGSKVSIRMGPALDTMRTLSGPFDLIFIDADKINYLNYYRRALDLLAPNGVILIDNVLWSGEVLKQPPPDESTAAIQELNRTVAADRRVTAVLVTIRDGILVVKKT, encoded by the coding sequence ATGAACAGGCTGGTTCCAGTCGAGATCGAAGCCTATGCCGAAGCGCATTCCATACCGGAGTCGTCAGTCTGTCGAGCGCTGCGCGAGGAGACCCAGCGGACCATGGAGTATCCCCAAATGCTGGTCGGCCCCCTGGAAGGGGCGTTTCTGAAAATGATGACCAAAGTGGTTGGGGCCAAGCGGGTACTCGAAATCGGGATGTTTACCGGCTATAGCGCCCTCTGCTTTGCTGACGCGCTACCAGAAGATGGAACGGTGATCACCTGTGAAATCAACGAGACGTCAGCGGCGGTGGCTCGACGGTATTTTGCGCAGGCACAATGCGGGAGCAAGGTCAGCATCCGAATGGGCCCGGCCCTCGACACCATGCGGACGCTCTCTGGCCCATTCGATCTCATCTTTATCGATGCGGATAAGATCAATTATCTCAATTACTATCGACGTGCGCTCGACCTGCTCGCACCGAATGGGGTGATCTTGATCGATAACGTACTATGGAGCGGCGAGGTGTTGAAACAGCCGCCGCCAGACGAATCAACGGCGGCTATTCAGGAACTCAACCGCACTGTAGCTGCAGACAGACGAGTGACTGCGGTGCTGGTGACGATCAGGGATGGGATTCTAGTCGTGAAGAAAACGTAG
- a CDS encoding carboxypeptidase M32, whose protein sequence is MKTFATLEPLTTRLLEIQRINSAASVLSWDQETYMPVGGGEARAEQIAVLQGVAHEKLVSPDMQTLLSQWVDPATGQAAEQPGDSWDEPARSLLRETWRDFSHAKKLPSDFVVALSRECSLAQQVWAEARTKNKFSMFLPNLRTVLRLKREEAQYLGYQESPYNALLDVYEPGATIANLQPVFAALKARLVPLLKKIAQSRAKIDDSVLHHSYDQARQLEFGRLVLTAMGYDFERGRLDLSAHPFTTSFHPTDVRVTTRVHEHELQSCLFSCIHEGGHGLYDQGLDQRYFGTPLGDSVSLGIHESQSRLWENCVGRSQPFWRFFYPVLQQTFHDQLRGVGIDQFYAAINCVKPSLIRVEADELTYNLHIMLRFEIEQDLLEDKIQPEDLPAIWNQKMEEYLGIVPPSDADGVLQDVHWSFGAFGYFPTYTLGNLYSVQFFEQAKLEIPNLEHEIAAGQLLSLRRWLEQKIHRWGRMFTPAHLAQRVTGATVSPEPFLNYVEKKYGEIYQL, encoded by the coding sequence TTGAAAACCTTCGCCACGTTAGAACCCCTCACCACCAGACTGCTGGAAATTCAACGCATCAACAGTGCCGCCTCAGTCCTCTCCTGGGACCAGGAAACCTACATGCCGGTCGGTGGTGGAGAAGCTCGAGCTGAGCAGATCGCCGTGCTCCAAGGTGTGGCCCATGAGAAGCTCGTCTCGCCGGACATGCAGACGCTCTTGTCACAATGGGTGGATCCGGCGACGGGCCAGGCGGCCGAGCAACCCGGAGACAGCTGGGACGAACCGGCGCGCTCACTCTTGCGTGAAACATGGCGGGATTTCAGCCATGCGAAGAAACTGCCGTCGGATTTCGTGGTGGCACTGAGCCGAGAATGTTCGCTTGCCCAACAAGTGTGGGCTGAAGCCAGGACGAAAAACAAATTTTCCATGTTCCTCCCGAACCTTCGAACGGTGCTCCGGCTCAAGCGTGAAGAAGCGCAGTATCTCGGCTATCAGGAGTCACCCTATAACGCCCTGTTGGATGTCTATGAACCAGGCGCAACCATTGCGAATCTCCAACCGGTGTTTGCTGCACTCAAGGCACGGCTGGTGCCGTTGCTGAAAAAGATCGCACAGAGCCGGGCGAAGATCGACGATAGCGTGTTGCACCACTCGTATGACCAGGCTCGACAACTGGAGTTCGGACGGCTAGTCTTGACGGCGATGGGCTATGATTTTGAGCGTGGCCGTCTGGATCTGTCAGCCCATCCCTTCACCACGTCGTTTCATCCAACCGATGTGCGCGTCACCACCCGAGTCCATGAACATGAACTGCAATCCTGCCTCTTCAGCTGTATCCATGAAGGCGGGCACGGGCTGTACGATCAAGGGTTGGATCAACGATATTTCGGGACGCCGTTGGGTGATTCGGTTTCTCTCGGTATTCATGAGAGTCAGTCTCGTCTGTGGGAAAACTGCGTGGGTCGTTCGCAGCCTTTTTGGCGCTTCTTTTATCCGGTTTTACAACAGACCTTTCATGACCAGTTACGCGGCGTGGGGATCGACCAGTTCTATGCCGCAATCAATTGCGTAAAACCGTCGTTGATCCGCGTGGAAGCCGATGAGCTGACCTACAATCTCCATATCATGCTGCGATTCGAAATCGAGCAGGATCTGCTGGAAGACAAGATTCAGCCAGAAGACTTACCCGCCATCTGGAATCAGAAGATGGAGGAGTACTTGGGTATCGTTCCACCCTCTGACGCGGACGGAGTGTTACAGGACGTCCACTGGTCATTCGGGGCGTTCGGCTATTTCCCCACGTATACCTTAGGCAACCTCTACTCCGTCCAATTTTTCGAGCAGGCCAAGTTGGAGATTCCGAATCTGGAGCATGAGATTGCGGCAGGCCAATTGTTAAGCTTGCGCCGGTGGCTCGAACAAAAGATTCACCGCTGGGGTCGCATGTTCACGCCGGCCCACCTCGCCCAGCGCGTGACGGGGGCAACAGTGAGTCCCGAACCTTTTCTCAATTACGTGGAAAAGAAGTACGGCGAGATCTACCAGCTCTGA
- a CDS encoding DUF4071 domain-containing protein encodes MSSPALEQWLKYAPAPKPLDSKKKFHVFLSYRSTNRAWALQLYDILRGLNYEAFLDQYKLAAASPLAFSLGEALAASRAAILIWSSAFEDSEWCMEEYNTLEQKEKNKTGFRYVIAKVDESPLPDLASGKIHVDFSQDRDGPSGSGLLRMLYGIHDEPLPPAAVQLAVEVDEELKTARAQVKAARTNGFLNRLETLSQSNGLAWQTTPALGCEVADAMIGLGDNAAALRLLKKLQHQFPRAIHPKQLEGLALARSKDWEGAQTVLGELHASGQLDPETLGIYARTWMDRYRVSQDRGHLRKSRALYRQAFTAAPQSYYTGINAASKSLILGERDVAAQLAKQVEGLVGVKPVDQDYWKTATVAETQLLLATYDNAARLYSEAISIEPEAHGNHQSTKAQAIVILEALNASPEERAKILSAFDHHGCRV; translated from the coding sequence ATGTCTAGTCCCGCCCTAGAACAATGGCTCAAGTACGCACCGGCACCCAAGCCCCTTGACTCGAAGAAGAAGTTCCATGTGTTTCTCAGCTATCGATCAACTAACCGGGCGTGGGCGTTGCAGCTCTACGACATTCTTCGTGGTCTTAACTATGAAGCGTTCTTGGACCAATACAAACTTGCAGCCGCCTCACCGCTGGCGTTCAGCCTCGGCGAGGCGCTCGCGGCTAGCCGGGCCGCCATTTTGATTTGGTCATCAGCATTTGAGGATTCAGAGTGGTGCATGGAGGAATACAACACATTAGAACAAAAAGAAAAAAACAAGACAGGCTTCCGCTATGTGATTGCAAAAGTGGACGAGTCACCATTGCCGGATTTAGCGTCCGGCAAGATCCATGTTGATTTCTCGCAAGATCGCGATGGCCCGAGTGGGAGCGGATTGCTGCGTATGCTCTACGGAATTCATGACGAACCATTGCCACCAGCGGCAGTCCAGCTTGCCGTCGAGGTGGATGAGGAGCTCAAGACAGCGCGTGCGCAAGTCAAGGCCGCGCGCACAAATGGATTTCTAAACAGGCTTGAAACGCTCAGCCAGTCCAACGGACTAGCTTGGCAGACAACACCGGCCTTGGGGTGTGAGGTGGCTGATGCGATGATTGGACTCGGTGATAACGCAGCCGCGCTCAGACTGCTGAAAAAGCTACAACACCAGTTTCCACGCGCTATTCATCCAAAACAGCTTGAGGGGCTGGCGCTGGCACGCAGTAAGGACTGGGAAGGCGCGCAAACCGTTCTGGGTGAGTTGCATGCGAGTGGGCAACTCGATCCGGAAACGCTCGGCATCTATGCCCGTACATGGATGGATCGGTACAGAGTTTCCCAAGACCGCGGTCACCTGAGAAAGTCCAGAGCTCTTTACCGACAAGCATTTACTGCCGCCCCCCAAAGCTACTACACCGGCATCAACGCTGCTTCAAAAAGTCTAATTCTCGGCGAACGGGATGTGGCTGCTCAATTGGCCAAGCAGGTAGAGGGACTTGTCGGGGTAAAGCCGGTCGACCAAGATTATTGGAAAACTGCGACAGTGGCCGAAACTCAACTATTACTGGCGACCTATGACAATGCCGCCAGATTGTATTCCGAGGCCATCTCGATTGAGCCAGAGGCTCATGGCAATCACCAGTCTACAAAGGCGCAGGCCATCGTCATTCTCGAAGCGCTAAACGCATCACCTGAAGAGCGGGCAAAGATCCTCTCAGCGTTTGATCATCACGGGTGCCGAGTATGA
- a CDS encoding DUF4231 domain-containing protein, with product MMCSGYGERWRHYRRMTESLKSEGWQFLQLGGPYVNMTHSQAYPDFATRVEELSREEVDRYMTQVAKDKKEEDRIPSTT from the coding sequence ATGATGTGCTCTGGATATGGCGAGCGATGGCGGCACTATCGACGAATGACCGAGTCGCTCAAGAGCGAAGGCTGGCAGTTTCTTCAGTTGGGTGGACCCTACGTCAATATGACGCATAGTCAGGCCTATCCGGATTTTGCCACACGAGTTGAGGAACTCAGCCGTGAAGAGGTTGATCGCTACATGACGCAGGTCGCGAAAGACAAAAAGGAAGAGGACCGGATCCCTTCCACAACGTGA